The Magnetospirillum sp. genome includes a region encoding these proteins:
- a CDS encoding ureidoglycolate lyase, which translates to MSQTTRTIQIAVEPFTAEAFAPFGVVLGEPPRTAEFGGPASASWLMPFEADSGVQFMYSRFKYQPMRFSVLERHFNVTQGFTPLNGSPLIMVVAPPTDRSGATAAPALESVRAFYLDGSTGLLMHKGTWHALDRFPVSPPHIDCVFITDRATHQELMQEKADGTKPQLTELYDFEAERGVKFEIVGADAAIV; encoded by the coding sequence ATGAGTCAAACGACCCGCACAATTCAAATCGCCGTCGAGCCTTTTACCGCCGAGGCTTTCGCCCCTTTCGGCGTCGTGCTCGGCGAACCGCCGCGTACGGCCGAGTTCGGCGGACCCGCGAGTGCGAGCTGGCTCATGCCGTTCGAAGCCGACAGCGGCGTGCAGTTCATGTATTCGCGTTTCAAGTACCAGCCAATGCGTTTCTCAGTCCTCGAACGCCACTTCAACGTCACGCAAGGGTTTACACCGCTGAACGGTAGCCCGCTCATTATGGTCGTCGCCCCGCCGACCGACCGCAGCGGCGCTACCGCTGCACCCGCACTGGAGAGCGTGCGCGCCTTCTATCTCGACGGTTCGACCGGCCTGCTCATGCACAAGGGCACATGGCATGCCCTCGACCGATTCCCGGTGTCGCCGCCGCATATCGACTGTGTTTTCATCACCGATCGCGCAACCCACCAGGAATTGATGCAAGAGAAAGCCGACGGCACCAAGCCGCAACTGACCGAGCTATATGACTTCGAAGCCGAGCGTGGCGTGAAGTTCGAGATCGTCGGTGCCGATGCCGCGATCGTCTGA
- a CDS encoding ABC transporter permease — translation MSTSIAAPSADRMRASTTLAASLLAVPPVAFLVAAFAVPMAIVFLLAVRGPEGFTLQHLVAFFATPAGRTMAANTVAYGIGTGIICCILGFPLGYVISRAGPRGQVVLIVLTFLPLCTSVIIKGFAITLLLKSNGIVNSTLMALGIVDAPVRLIFTEVALFVGSVNVFLPFAVLPVYAVLAERGRDLEDAAATLGCSPAFALFRIVLPLARPGLLAAFSIVAAQAMSAYVVPTLLIGDRFRVLSRGAYDAYILHDPVGASVAALVLLLTALGIVALANRIGGTKRAVP, via the coding sequence TTGAGCACGAGCATCGCTGCACCAAGCGCCGACCGGATGCGCGCCAGCACGACGCTCGCCGCGTCGCTGCTGGCGGTACCGCCGGTCGCATTTCTTGTTGCGGCTTTCGCAGTACCGATGGCGATCGTCTTTCTGCTCGCAGTGCGCGGGCCGGAAGGCTTCACGCTGCAGCATCTCGTCGCGTTCTTCGCGACACCCGCCGGGCGCACGATGGCCGCAAACACGGTCGCCTATGGGATCGGTACGGGCATCATCTGCTGCATACTGGGCTTTCCGCTCGGCTATGTGATTTCACGCGCCGGCCCACGCGGCCAAGTCGTTCTGATCGTGCTGACGTTTCTTCCGCTCTGCACGAGCGTGATCATCAAGGGCTTTGCGATCACGCTGCTTCTGAAGTCGAACGGCATCGTCAATTCAACTCTGATGGCACTCGGCATCGTCGATGCGCCTGTCCGGCTCATTTTCACCGAGGTCGCCCTTTTTGTGGGCTCGGTTAACGTGTTTCTCCCCTTCGCGGTCCTTCCGGTCTACGCCGTCCTCGCCGAACGCGGTCGCGATCTTGAGGATGCGGCCGCCACGCTCGGATGCAGCCCAGCCTTCGCGCTGTTCCGGATCGTGCTGCCGCTCGCACGCCCGGGCTTGCTGGCGGCGTTTTCGATCGTCGCGGCACAGGCAATGTCGGCCTACGTGGTCCCCACCTTGCTGATCGGCGACCGCTTCCGCGTTCTCTCGCGCGGTGCCTACGACGCCTACATCCTGCACGATCCAGTTGGCGCCTCGGTCGCGGCCCTTGTGCTGCTGCTCACGGCACTCGGGATCGTTGCACTTGCCAACCGGATCGGCGGCACGAAGCGAGCCGTCCCATGA
- a CDS encoding nucleoside deaminase, whose protein sequence is MYDEKFMRRAIEISRTAIDIPGAEPFGAVVVRDGIVIGEGLNRAAALMDPTSHGEVEAIRDACRKLGTRDLSACELYTSCEPCTLCVATMHIVGISALYYAVSLSQSWNALKHLGQHVRRYTISAVDLRTQCGLPVHERKMPASTHLAEVAIPAIDAWATSRSG, encoded by the coding sequence ATGTACGACGAAAAATTCATGCGCCGCGCCATCGAAATCTCGAGAACGGCGATCGATATCCCGGGTGCGGAACCGTTCGGCGCCGTCGTGGTGCGCGACGGCATCGTCATCGGCGAAGGCCTCAATCGCGCGGCCGCTTTGATGGATCCCACCTCGCATGGCGAGGTCGAAGCGATCCGCGATGCGTGCCGGAAGCTCGGCACGCGCGATCTCTCCGCGTGCGAGCTTTACACCTCGTGCGAGCCCTGCACGCTTTGCGTGGCGACGATGCATATCGTCGGCATCTCGGCCCTCTACTACGCGGTTTCGCTGTCGCAGTCTTGGAACGCGCTCAAGCATCTGGGCCAGCATGTCCGGCGCTACACGATCAGTGCCGTCGATCTGCGCACGCAATGCGGATTGCCGGTCCATGAGCGCAAGATGCCGGCAAGCACGCATCTTGCAGAGGTAGCGATCCCTGCAATCGATGCTTGGGCCACGAGCCGTTCTGGCTGA
- a CDS encoding ABC transporter permease gives MKHFNPVKAMLGLAAALALAFLLVPLLLVVAVSFSPSVIFDLPSRGLSLRWYEAVGSLTSFWRALRVSIEIAAVATAAAVILGTMAAFAIHFGRFRGAAAIQAFVMSPLMLPGIVKGIALLQASRMFGLSDAFLLLAIGHTVLAIPLVARTLLASLASFDPSIIDAARTLGYSYSSALARIVVPNLLPGIFTGGVFAFLASFDNYSVSLFVASVRARPLPIQMIQYLEEGADPTVAAICTILIVVTAILLLLADRAVGLRRIAAG, from the coding sequence ATGAAGCACTTCAATCCCGTAAAAGCGATGCTCGGTTTGGCGGCGGCACTGGCACTCGCCTTTCTGCTGGTACCGCTGCTGCTCGTCGTGGCCGTGTCGTTCTCGCCAAGCGTGATCTTCGATCTGCCGTCGCGCGGACTGTCGCTGCGCTGGTACGAGGCGGTCGGCTCGCTCACGTCGTTCTGGCGCGCGCTTCGCGTGTCGATCGAGATCGCCGCCGTCGCGACAGCAGCCGCCGTTATCCTCGGAACCATGGCCGCCTTTGCCATACATTTCGGGCGCTTTCGCGGGGCGGCAGCAATCCAGGCCTTCGTCATGTCGCCGCTGATGCTGCCCGGCATCGTCAAGGGCATCGCGTTGCTGCAGGCGTCGCGCATGTTCGGGCTCTCGGACGCGTTTTTATTGCTCGCGATCGGCCATACCGTCTTGGCGATCCCGCTTGTGGCGCGCACATTGCTCGCAAGCCTTGCGAGCTTCGACCCGTCGATCATCGACGCGGCCCGCACGCTTGGCTATTCCTACTCATCGGCGCTTGCGCGGATCGTCGTGCCGAACTTGCTGCCCGGAATCTTCACGGGCGGCGTCTTTGCGTTTCTTGCATCGTTCGACAATTACTCGGTTTCCCTATTTGTTGCCAGCGTGCGTGCAAGACCGCTGCCGATCCAGATGATCCAGTATCTCGAAGAAGGTGCCGACCCGACCGTCGCTGCCATCTGCACGATCCTGATCGTTGTCACGGCGATCTTGCTGCTGCTGGCCGACCGCGCCGTCGGGCTGCGGCGCATCGCAGCGGGCTGA
- a CDS encoding extracellular solute-binding protein, whose protein sequence is MKRRRFLGTGIAGGLLLSAPTLVRAQTRQILIAGPSAQAKMFETDVQPIVEKRVGVKIVFDGSISVKHLQVLEAERSAPTYSLAWMPDTDMITAVEKNLLEPLDTAKIPNLSKLLPGAFDPRNPWVQMKVARFSVGINTDRVKPTLAAWADLWGPFYKNKVLVPAFQLTQGPMMLAMAAHLETGKPLAQAQYDVDAGYKRLRTLKPSILNVFSASPQAITLLEQGEAYAVVGLFSSVLYPRMRAGVPIDLPMPREGAFGSPNCLARIAKGPNAELANAVIDAMLDVDVQKIMMERTFDSPVRAEAGLVPGVIGSDKLFALDAAFWGKERAKIAPGYAAALA, encoded by the coding sequence ATGAAACGTCGTCGATTTCTCGGCACCGGTATTGCCGGCGGCCTGCTGCTCTCGGCCCCGACATTGGTGCGCGCGCAGACCCGCCAGATCCTGATCGCAGGGCCGTCCGCGCAAGCGAAAATGTTCGAGACCGACGTTCAGCCCATCGTCGAAAAGCGCGTGGGCGTGAAGATCGTTTTCGACGGCTCGATCTCGGTCAAACACCTCCAGGTGCTCGAGGCTGAACGCAGTGCGCCGACCTATTCGCTCGCCTGGATGCCTGACACGGACATGATCACCGCCGTCGAGAAGAACCTTCTCGAACCGCTCGATACGGCGAAGATCCCGAACCTTTCGAAGCTGCTGCCCGGCGCCTTCGATCCGCGCAATCCCTGGGTCCAGATGAAAGTCGCGCGCTTCTCGGTCGGCATCAACACCGATCGCGTCAAGCCCACACTCGCCGCTTGGGCCGATCTCTGGGGCCCGTTCTACAAGAACAAAGTTTTGGTCCCCGCCTTCCAATTGACGCAAGGGCCGATGATGCTGGCGATGGCGGCCCACCTCGAAACCGGGAAGCCTTTGGCGCAAGCGCAGTACGACGTCGATGCCGGATACAAGCGACTGCGCACGCTCAAACCCTCGATCTTAAACGTCTTCTCTGCGTCGCCCCAGGCGATCACGCTACTCGAACAGGGCGAAGCCTATGCGGTGGTCGGTCTCTTCTCGTCGGTCCTCTATCCCCGGATGCGTGCAGGCGTGCCGATCGACCTGCCGATGCCGCGCGAGGGTGCATTCGGCAGCCCAAACTGCCTTGCGCGGATCGCCAAAGGCCCCAACGCCGAGCTTGCAAATGCCGTCATCGACGCGATGCTCGATGTCGACGTTCAGAAGATCATGATGGAGCGCACGTTCGACTCGCCTGTACGCGCCGAAGCGGGTCTCGTTCCCGGCGTGATCGGTTCGGACAAGCTCTTCGCGCTCGACGCTGCCTTCTGGGGCAAAGAGCGCGCGAAGATAGCCCCCGGCTACGCGGCGGCACTCGCTTGA